A portion of the Corynebacterium ammoniagenes DSM 20306 genome contains these proteins:
- a CDS encoding quinone oxidoreductase family protein, with amino-acid sequence MYAIQVAKHGGPEVLEYTEVPSPTPSEEQVLVDVITAGVNYIDTYYREGIYNAQTPFIIGLEGVGRVAHDPKGEIAEGTMVAWNDAFGSYAEQVCVDRNRMVAVPDDIDLNVAGTMLLQGITAHYLIHGVAELDENSSCLITAGAGGVGLLATQMAKAAGATVYTVVSSDEKETLSYEAGADQVFRYSGGLAEKVRRFNGGRGVDVVYDGVGKDTFQESLEVVRPRGTVCLFGAASGPVDPIDPQVLNKHGSIFLTRPSIGAYTATDAEFQMRASTVVQMVNEGKLTFRVHDVYDLQDARQAHEDLQNRKTTGSVVLRVQKG; translated from the coding sequence ATGTATGCAATCCAGGTAGCAAAACATGGTGGACCCGAAGTTTTGGAGTACACCGAAGTGCCCTCCCCAACTCCTTCCGAGGAGCAGGTATTGGTCGACGTCATTACTGCTGGCGTCAATTACATCGATACCTATTACCGGGAGGGCATTTATAATGCCCAAACGCCTTTTATCATTGGACTTGAGGGTGTCGGCCGCGTGGCGCATGACCCGAAGGGCGAAATCGCCGAGGGCACCATGGTTGCTTGGAATGACGCTTTCGGATCTTATGCGGAGCAGGTCTGCGTCGATCGCAACCGCATGGTGGCCGTGCCTGATGACATTGACTTGAACGTCGCTGGCACGATGTTGCTACAAGGTATTACCGCGCACTACCTCATTCACGGTGTCGCCGAACTGGATGAAAATAGCTCATGCTTGATTACGGCCGGTGCCGGTGGTGTGGGACTGCTGGCGACCCAGATGGCGAAGGCGGCAGGCGCCACCGTGTATACCGTGGTCTCTTCCGATGAAAAAGAAACACTGTCCTATGAAGCAGGTGCGGACCAAGTATTTCGCTACTCCGGTGGACTAGCGGAAAAGGTTCGCCGTTTTAACGGCGGCCGAGGCGTCGACGTTGTCTATGACGGCGTGGGCAAAGACACGTTCCAAGAGTCACTGGAAGTCGTACGCCCGCGCGGCACCGTCTGCCTCTTTGGTGCGGCCTCTGGGCCCGTGGACCCCATCGACCCACAGGTGCTCAACAAGCACGGTTCTATCTTCTTAACGCGTCCTTCTATTGGTGCCTACACCGCGACGGATGCAGAATTTCAGATGCGTGCTTCTACCGTGGTGCAAATGGTCAACGAAGGAAAGCTCACCTTCCGGGTACACGATGTCTATGACCTACAAGATGCCCGCCAGGCCCACGAAGACCTACAAAACCGCAAGACCACCGGCTCAGTAGTACTCCGCGTGCAAAAGGGCTAA
- a CDS encoding heme o synthase: MDTIKAYIALTKPRIIELLLVAAIPAMLQAQRGVEAAADNIWLIISTIFGGWMGAAAAHTFNNVVEYELDQKMQRTRARPLVRGKISRKNAAIFAFIMLALSVFWLGVVANSWLAAFFVLLTNFFYVFVYTKWLKMKNEQGIVWGGLAGCMPALVGWAVIRDNAMDGQPDRWWQAVVLFLIIFFWTPPHTWALAMKYKEDYRRAGVPMLPVVAKESEVTRQIVWYTIATVVVTLLLLPAASWIYLIAAIASGIGFLWMAIRLHDGVKKGAKVKPMRLFIYSNNYLSVLFIGLTIDAIVGWEPIGRMLGWSTVLF; this comes from the coding sequence TTGGACACCATCAAGGCCTATATTGCTTTGACAAAACCTAGGATCATCGAGCTCCTCCTTGTAGCCGCCATCCCTGCGATGTTGCAGGCGCAACGCGGCGTTGAAGCCGCTGCCGATAACATCTGGCTCATCATTTCCACCATTTTCGGTGGTTGGATGGGTGCTGCGGCAGCGCACACGTTTAATAACGTGGTCGAATATGAGCTTGATCAAAAAATGCAGCGCACCCGCGCGCGTCCCTTGGTTCGTGGAAAAATTAGCCGCAAGAATGCCGCGATTTTCGCGTTCATCATGCTGGCGCTGTCAGTATTTTGGCTCGGAGTCGTAGCCAATTCCTGGTTGGCAGCATTCTTCGTTCTGCTAACCAACTTCTTCTACGTCTTCGTCTACACCAAGTGGCTGAAGATGAAAAACGAACAGGGAATCGTGTGGGGCGGTCTCGCAGGCTGCATGCCGGCTCTGGTGGGCTGGGCAGTTATCCGCGATAACGCTATGGACGGTCAACCAGACCGCTGGTGGCAGGCCGTTGTTCTCTTCCTCATCATCTTCTTCTGGACTCCTCCTCACACTTGGGCGCTGGCCATGAAGTACAAGGAAGACTACCGCCGTGCAGGCGTGCCAATGCTGCCAGTGGTAGCTAAGGAATCCGAGGTAACTCGTCAGATCGTGTGGTACACCATTGCCACCGTTGTCGTGACCTTGTTGCTGCTTCCTGCCGCGTCTTGGATCTATCTCATTGCCGCGATTGCTTCCGGTATCGGATTCCTGTGGATGGCCATTCGTCTGCATGACGGCGTGAAGAAGGGCGCGAAGGTAAAGCCAATGCGCTTGTTCATCTACTCGAATAACTACCTCTCGGTGCTCTTTATTGGCCTGACCATTGACGCTATCGTTGGTTGGGAGCCCATCGGCCGCATGCTCGGCTGGTCTACCGTGCTCTTCTAA
- a CDS encoding COX15/CtaA family protein codes for MTDSSPTATQTPRTGKPGPFNRIRSFFREAAPSIKQQRIIALILLICQGGITVSGSIVRVTGSGLGCETWPNCHAGSLVPVPGAAPWIHQVIEFGNRLLTFVVAAAAIAAIVAMHMAKRRFELKLYAWLSIAGIAVQAVLGAISVFMDLHWWAVAIHFIPSMILVWIAAMLYSRIKEADDGTRTPELSDAIRYLAIAAVVGLSVVLMTGTMVTGSGVHAGDAGVGMEGRLDIDTKLMAYIHAGCMYVYVLFTVIVQVLLYRKNASDAAKKAGWVLIACIIIQWAIGVFQFYMGVPRWTIPFHIGMSSVVTAYTALLYAHGIVRAGGTSGLETGSPAGDVKREKRQKALAAR; via the coding sequence ATGACTGATTCTTCCCCTACTGCAACCCAGACACCTCGGACCGGCAAACCCGGCCCCTTCAACCGCATACGAAGCTTCTTCCGCGAGGCGGCACCGTCCATCAAACAGCAAAGAATCATCGCTTTGATCTTGCTGATCTGCCAGGGCGGCATCACCGTTTCCGGCTCGATTGTGCGTGTCACTGGCTCCGGCCTCGGCTGTGAGACCTGGCCTAATTGCCACGCTGGCTCGTTGGTTCCTGTCCCCGGGGCCGCGCCCTGGATTCACCAGGTCATTGAGTTTGGCAACCGTCTGCTGACCTTCGTGGTCGCTGCCGCTGCCATTGCCGCAATCGTTGCTATGCATATGGCTAAGCGTCGCTTTGAGCTCAAACTCTATGCTTGGCTGTCTATCGCTGGCATTGCCGTGCAGGCTGTCCTCGGCGCCATCTCCGTCTTTATGGATCTGCACTGGTGGGCGGTTGCCATCCACTTCATTCCATCGATGATCTTGGTCTGGATTGCCGCCATGTTGTACTCACGCATTAAAGAAGCCGACGATGGCACGCGCACGCCAGAGCTTTCCGATGCCATTCGCTACCTCGCCATCGCTGCCGTAGTAGGACTTAGCGTCGTGCTGATGACCGGCACCATGGTCACCGGGTCTGGTGTACACGCTGGCGATGCGGGCGTTGGTATGGAAGGCCGTTTGGATATCGATACCAAGCTCATGGCCTATATCCACGCCGGATGCATGTACGTCTACGTTCTCTTTACCGTCATCGTGCAGGTACTGCTATACCGCAAGAATGCTTCCGATGCCGCGAAGAAGGCCGGCTGGGTCCTCATCGCCTGCATTATTATTCAGTGGGCAATCGGTGTCTTCCAGTTCTACATGGGCGTGCCACGCTGGACCATTCCATTCCATATCGGAATGTCCTCAGTAGTCACGGCTTACACTGCCCTGCTTTATGCACACGGAATTGTTCGCGCTGGCGGAACCTCCGGCCTTGAAACAGGTTCACCAGCTGGCGATGTCAAGCGGGAAAAGCGACAGAAAGCCCTCGCAGCGCGCTAA
- a CDS encoding ABC transporter permease, producing the protein MTDASQSDAVMHGQVLPSFAPGTFTPDAKASSISTMITAQGAMEAKLMLRHGEQQLLSIIIPLGLLIAFRVFPITDSFGGIDAAIPMVFAVAATSAGFTGQAIAVAFDRRYGALKRSGASGVPAWAIIAGKIIAVFAMVCLQVIVLGTASFLLGFRAPVSGILLAFVVLLLGVAAFTALGLTLGGSLSAEIVLALSNLIWFILLAIVGWTLYSQGLIDVGWLNLIPSVALASGLVEALAGSFPTIPFLALILWAIVASFAASKWFRFEG; encoded by the coding sequence ATGACTGATGCCTCTCAATCAGATGCCGTGATGCACGGCCAAGTTCTGCCATCGTTTGCCCCAGGCACGTTTACCCCAGATGCCAAGGCGTCGAGCATCTCCACGATGATCACCGCGCAAGGTGCGATGGAAGCCAAGCTCATGCTGCGCCACGGCGAGCAGCAATTGCTGAGCATCATCATTCCTTTGGGTTTGCTCATTGCTTTCCGGGTCTTTCCGATAACCGATAGCTTCGGCGGCATCGACGCCGCTATTCCGATGGTGTTTGCGGTCGCGGCTACCTCCGCCGGGTTTACCGGCCAAGCTATTGCGGTCGCCTTCGACCGCCGCTACGGCGCACTCAAGCGCAGCGGTGCTTCCGGCGTTCCCGCCTGGGCCATTATTGCCGGCAAGATTATCGCCGTCTTCGCGATGGTCTGTCTGCAGGTCATTGTCCTAGGCACCGCGTCATTTCTCCTAGGGTTCCGCGCCCCAGTTTCCGGAATCTTGCTGGCCTTTGTGGTGTTACTGCTCGGAGTCGCGGCTTTTACTGCGCTTGGACTCACCTTAGGCGGCAGCCTCAGCGCGGAAATCGTGCTTGCGCTGTCGAACCTGATTTGGTTTATCCTCTTAGCCATCGTCGGCTGGACGCTGTACTCGCAAGGGCTCATCGACGTGGGCTGGTTGAATCTCATCCCGTCCGTCGCCCTAGCCAGCGGACTAGTCGAAGCGTTGGCCGGATCATTTCCCACCATTCCATTCCTTGCCTTGATCCTCTGGGCGATCGTCGCGTCGTTTGCAGCAAGCAAATGGTTCCGTTTTGAGGGCTAA